A genome region from Tenebrio molitor chromosome 4, icTenMoli1.1, whole genome shotgun sequence includes the following:
- the Reg-5 gene encoding rhythmically expressed gene 5 protein codes for MKFRFVLVLCVCYATLDSPAESSAIPMWEFLSKDEKMSYLYSMFANQVDEFCEKSTMVNCNKELLKYGLGKLKDMPEDHLDVMDPYQRGANDIIWDSMMEGHEMMKSANPRLTTHKPNSYEDDSFGDFGAASAKIDNVYRVPPPKGFVYTIQSGTPQYTYPQNVQKTGAYTRFQQLYTSTTPPPREYAGGLSGPAVVKVYPDGRPVREEASRAPQDDDLRQYQLSKVKIPNL; via the exons ATGAAGTTCCGTTTTGTTCTGGTGCTGTGTGTTTGTTACGCCACCCTCGACTCCCCGGCGGAGTCGTCGGCGATTCCGATGTGGGAGTTCCTCAGCAAGGACGAGAAA ATGTCCTACTTGTACTCGATGTTCGCCAATCAAGTCGACGAGTTCTGCGAAAAATCTACCATGGTCAATTGCAACAAGGAGTTGCTCAAGTACGGCCTGGGCAAGCTGAAGGACATGCCGGAGGACCATCTGGACGTGATGGACCCCTACCAGAGGGGCGCCAATGATATCA TATGGGACTCGATGATGGAAGGTCACGAGATGATGAAGAGCGCGAACCCGCGTCTCACCACCCACAAACCGAACAGTTACGAGGACGATTCTTTCGGGGATTTCGGAGCGGCCTCGGCCAAGATCGACAACGTGTACAGGGTCCCGCCTCCCAAAGGATTCGTCTACACGATCCAGAGCGGCACCCCCCAGTACACCTACCCGCAGAACGTGCAGAAAACGGGGGCGTACACCAGGTTCCAGCAGTTGTACACCAGCACGACGCCGCCTCCCAGAGAGTACGCGGGGGGCTTGTCGGGACCGGCTGTGGTCAAGGTGTACCCTGATGGAAGACCCGTGAGGGAGGAGGCGAGTCGGGCCCCGCAAGACGACGATCTCCGGCAGTACCAACTGTCGAAAGTGAAAATACCTAATTTGTAA
- the Orc1 gene encoding origin recognition complex subunit 1, with protein MSVRKSARLQRAGQNTPSSPMCTAPYSPRLRNAVKRNLNSSFGASEQDCLSPPKVAKSKTKRDNPAETKTGDLTLVINKKSLTCRRKCYYYESCSESEDSDAQEIFINVKRKVKTPVKYNDETYISPFKSLRITDEAHVTPVKNKALAKDIFCEAKTPKNSAKKATPRSTIKLIREGVITPKVQSRSRTLELESTPLKRARSQLHVSYVPTNLPCREKEYKDIFNFLEGKLLDKCGGCMYISGVPGTGKTATVTSVINQLVTIAKAGDLPEFQYVNINGMKLTEPRQAYVEIVKQLVGKTVTWEQAQTTLEEKFTKKSKQMKLPIILLVDELDIVCTKRQDVVYNILDWPTKPNTQLIVITIANTMDLPERLLMNRVTSRLGLTRLTFQAYTHKQLQEIVAKRLAGTNSFNPDAVQLVARKVASVSGDARRALDICRRAAEIAETEGGDTQVTMSHVNEALRAMITQPKVRAIKHCSRLEQYVLQAVISEVERTGIEETIFSDVYRMLVSICAINGFNLVSCTVALRAVSRLGACRLLLVDQKCHDLDERIILNVSPDDVYYALKEE; from the exons ATGTCGGTAAGAAAATCGGCGCGTTTGCAACGTGCGGGTCAAAATACCCCATCCAGTCCGATGTGCACAGCCCCCTATTCCCCACGACTGAGAAACGCAGTAAAACGCAATTTAAACAGTTCTTTCGGGGCGAGCGAACAAGACTGCCTGTCGCCCCCTAAAGTGGCGAAAAGCAAGACGAAGCGCGATAACCCCGCGGAGACAAAAACGGGTGATCTCACGTTGGTGATAAATAAGAAGTCTCTAACGTGCCGCCGGAAGTGTTACTACTACGAAAGTTGTTCCGAATCCGAAGACTCGGATGCCCAAGAGATATTTATAAACGTAAAACGGAAAGTGAAGACTCCGGTGAAGTACAACGACGAGACGTACATCTCCCCTTTCAAATCTTTGAGAATAACAGATGAAGCGCACGTGACCCCAGTCAAAAACAAGGCACTCGCGAAAGACATTTTTTGTGAGGCGAAAACGCCCAAGAATTCGGCCAAGAAAGCGACACCGAGAAGCACAATTAAGCTGATCAGGGAGGGGGTTATCACTCCCAAAGTTCAGTCCAGAAGCAGGACTTTGGAGTTGGAAAGTACCCCCTTGAAGCGGGCCAGGAGTCAGTTGCACGTGTCTTACGTTCCAACTAATTTGCCCTGCAGGGAAAAGGAGTACAAAGATATTTTTAACTTCTTGGAGGGAAAATTGTTGGATAAATGTGGAGG GTGCATGTATATTTCTGGAGTGCCAGGGACTGGCAAAACTGCAACTGTGACAAGTGTGATTAATCAGTTGGTAACGATTGCCAAGGCGGGGGATTTACCGGAGTTTCAGTATGTGAATATTAATGGGATGAAATTAACGGAACCGCGACAAGCGTATGTtgag attgttaaacaattAGTAGGGAAAACTGTAACATGGGAACAAGCTCAAACCACGTTAGAGGAAAAATTCACAAAGAAATCCAAACAAATGAAGTTGCCAATTATTTTACTAGTAGATGAG CTGGACATcgtatgtacaaaaaggcaagACGTAGTGTACAACATATTAGACTGGCCGACCAAACCAAATACTCAACTGATTGTGATAACCATTGCTAACACAATGGATCTACCTGAAAG ACTGTTAATGAATCGAGTGACCAGTCGCCTGGGCCTTACCAGACTCACCTTCCAAGCCTACACCCACAAACAACTCCAAGAAATAGTCGCGAAACGTCTGGCAGGAACCAACAGCTTCAACCCGGACGCCGTCCAACTGGTCGCCAGAAAAGTGGCATCCGTGTCCGGGGATGCCCGGAGAGCTCTGGACATCTGCCGACGAGCAGCGGAAATCGCCGAGACTGAAGGAGGTGATACGCAAGTGACCATGTCTCACGTGAACGAAGCTCTGAGAGCCATGATCACGCAGCCGAAAGTTAGAGCGATTAAGCACTGTTCACGTTTGGAGCAGTACGTGCTGCAAGCGGTCATCTCAGAA GTTGAGAGGACCGGCATCGAAGAGACGATTTTTTCGGACGTTTACAGGATGTTGGTGTCGATTTGTGCAATAAACGGATTTAATTTGGTGTCTTGCACTGTGGCCTTGAGGGCCGTGTCCAGACTGGGGGCGTGCAGGTTGCTGCTGGTCGACCAAAAGTGTCACGATCTTGACGAAAGGATTATCCTGAATGTCAGTCCCGACGATGTGTATTACGCACTTAAGGAAGAATGA
- the Hcs gene encoding biotin--protein ligase isoform X1, which produces MIFTLCYAYATIIQWWRLRTLRNKLNGTLNDHNALLVCSGCTVHDSRKHRSLENLLFKTENRIACTVVPKQKLNLNQWIAFPKNLRYFPINIKDNKLQIDNGCIFILLQAVLDNYTRHEGAIIQIENFGELIGWKATDSFEVVVKTDLNRLTKLINQYAQTEIDINHELKLLKIETVDVEGTTTVIKYEKKYLRGQTLKYSYAPVHWNKFVSEVKDLYAKIRDITKYPKIKIENGSTKCFDTSNTKPVKKEAKKSAEKTLDVKKETKKPSDDKNTLDVSSGAEHRRHKQNKIEKKSRDGGAKSKTDSAKIKHKSKCVEEKNEAPKAKKEHKRTVNKLVKQSSVKENESEAKMDDRDKKDIQSAGLGQVKPPNVLVYADSLITKDNVKRVLFSILNKERYTIYDLPTSSKHASWDKSTVLVVVCGGVPPDLTSSLIQYFLSGGHLLCICSDLMYSVLYTFTTAEVREHELVRFSYGSWERVKMMHHIFCYQASPAKKQFSKDSDQSNHSSNGSSPLAPRTPSNVELRHNDKDYNIQVQVLGTEETWQTPSLLLAKVKASQGRAIFSQVHLEIDPDEFDNDEDKYRSLLSSNEARLEILKDILSNHLNLVCDESFGKVQYSPGYFLGRYDAKMNMMSDCESVANNQLTCDKISVVFCGHNVDPGAATSIRLPVLIHSCPSNFSTLDYFETLDTEDIGRLVIYSDILTSSQHLLAKKLRHGLVVIPRQQTNGVGRSSNTWLSPMGSASFSLQMHIPLDTAVGKSLSLIQHMVMVAVVSAIKKMEGYEVLTLGIKWPNDLYADSSIKLGGTVVSSTIFSHLAIVNIGCGVNLSNQNPTVCINDLIERINKENNTSLRPIPYEKYFAIVFNEIERIYFDVQKKGIDGFTDLYYKHWLHSNAEVTIQDEKGDTKRAKVAGIDQYGFLTVRFEDGTVTSVQPDGNSFDMMSGLIAPKKF; this is translated from the exons ATGATATTCACCCTGTGTTACGCCTACGCCACCATAATCCAGTGGTGGCGTTTACGCACCCTGAGGAATAAACTGAACGGAACGTTGAACGACCACAACGCCCTCCTGGTCTGTTCAGGATGCACCGTCCACGACAGCCGAAAGCACAGGAGCTTGGAAAATCTCCTCTTCAAGACTGAGAACCGGATCGCGTGCACGGTGGTGCCTAAA CAAAAGCTGAATCTGAACCAGTGGATCGCGTTCCCGAAGAATCTACGCTACTTTCCCATCAACATCAAAGACAATAAGCTGCAGATTGACAACGGATGCATATTTATACTGTTGCAGGCGGTTTTAGATAATTACACCAGGCATGAAGGCGCGATTATTCAG ATCGAAAACTTTGGGGAGCTGATCGGATGGAAAGCCACAGATTCGTTCGAAGTCGTTGTGAAAACTGATTTGAACCGGTTGACTAAGTTGATCAATCAATATGCACAAACAGAGATCGATATCAATCATGAATTAAAGCTTCTCAAAATCGAAA CTGTGGACGTGGAGGGAACCACGACGGTGATAAAATacgaaaagaaatatttaaggGGGCAAACGTTAAAATATTCATACGCCCCAGTCCACTGGAACAAATTTGTATCAGAGGTGAAAGACTTGTACGCCAAAATTCGTGATATTACCAAGTA tcctaaaattaaaatcgaaaatggtTCTACTAAATGTTTTGACACGTCAAACACGAAGCCGGTAAAGAAGGAAGCCAAGAAAAGCGCAGAAAAGACCTTGGACGTGAAGAAGGAGACGAAGAAGCCGTCGGATGACAAAAACACGCTGGACGTGTCATCCGGAGCGGAGCACAGGAGGCACAAACAGAACAAGATCGAGAAGAAAAGTCGAGATGGTGGGGCGAAGTCCAAGACGGACTCTGCCAAAATCAAACACAAATCGAAATGCGTGGAGGAGAAGAACGAAGcgcccaaagcgaagaaggaGCATAAGAGGACGGTGAACAAGTTGGTAAAGCAGAGTTCTGTCAAGGAGAACGAGAGCGAGGCTAAAATGGATGATAGGGATAAAAAGGACATTCAGTCCGCTGGTTTGGGTCAAGTGAAGCCTCCGAATGTCTTAGTTTACGCGGACAGCCTTATCACCAAGGATAACGTGAAGAGAGTCTTGTTTTCCATCTTAAATAAAGAAAG GTACACAATCTACGACTTGCCAACCTCCTCGAAGCACGCCAGTTGGGACAAATCCACCGTGTTGGTGGTAGTATGCGGGGGGGTGCCCCCCGACCTGACCTCCAGCCTCATCCAGTACTTCCTGAGCGGCGGCCACCTCCTCTGCATATGCAGCGACCTGATGTACAGCGTCCTGTACACTTTCACCACGGCCGAAGTGCGCGAACACGAGCTGGTCAGATTCTCGTACGGATCATGGGAACGCGTCAAAATGATGCACCACATATTCTGCTACCAAGCGTCCCCCGCCAAGAAACAATTCAGCAAAGACTCGGACCAATCGAACCACAGCAGCAACGGTTCAAGCCCTTTGGCGCCGCGAACGCCCTCCAACGTCGAACTGCGGCACAACGACAAAGACTACAACATCCAAGTGCAAGTCCTGGGGACGGAGGAGACCTGGCAGACCCCCAGTCTGTTGCTGGCCAAGGTGAAGGCGTCGCAGGGTCGCGCGATTTTCTCGCAGGTCCACCTGGAGATCGATCCCGACGAGTTCGACAACGACGAGGACAAGTATCGCTCGCTGCTGAGCAGCAACGAGGCGAGACTCGAGATCTTGAAGGATATCCTGTCGAATCATCTGAATCTGGTTTGTGACGAGAGCTTCGGGAAGGTGCAGTACAGTCCCGGGTATTTCTTGGGGCGGTACGAC GCGAAAATGAACATGATGTCGGACTGCGAAAGCGTTGCCAACAACCAACTGACCTGCGATAAAATCAGTGTTGTTTTTTGTGGTCACAACGTCGATCCAGGCGCAGCTACGAGCATTAGGCTGCCGGTGCTGATCCATTCGTGTCCTTCAAATTTTTCCACTCTCGACTATTTTGAG ACTCTAGATACTGAAGACATAGGTCGCTTAGTTATTTATTCAGATATTCTGACCAGCTCGCAACATCTGCTAGCCAAGAAGTTGAGGCACGGCTTGGTGGTGATACCAAGACAACAAACCAACGGTGTGGGTCGTTCCAGCAACACATGGTTGAGTCCCATGGGCAGTGCCTCTTTTTCCCTTCAAATGCACATTCCGTTAGACACAGCTGTGGGGAAGTCGCTTTCTCTTATTCAGCACATGGTGATGGTGGCGGTAGTGTccgccattaaaaaaatggaggGTTACGAAGTCCTCACCCTCGGAATCAAATGGCCTAATGATCTCTACGCGGACTCCTCGATCAAACTAGGAGGAACCGTAGTCAGTTCCACCATATTTTCGCATCTAGCTATTGTAAATATCG GATGCGGTGTGAATCTGTCCAACCAAAACCCCACCGTCTGCATAAACGATCTCATAGAACGAATCAACAAAGAGAACAACACTTCTTTGAGACCCATCCCTTACGAAAAGTATTTCGCTATAGTGTTCAATGAAATCGAAAGGATATACTTCGACGTACAAAAGAAAGGCATCGATGGATTTACCGATCTGTACTACAAACACTGGTTGCACAG CAACGCCGAGGTCACAATACAGGACGAAAAGGGTGACACTAAGAGGGCCAAGGTCGCAGGAATAGACCAGTACGGTTTTTTGACAGTTCGTTTCGAGGATGGTACCGTGACGTCAGTCCAGCCAGATGGTAATTCGTTCGACATGATGAGCGGATTGATCGCGCCAAAGAAATTCTAA
- the Hcs gene encoding biotin--protein ligase isoform X3, translating to MRNFLFKNFVTRLPRVFATVDVEGTTTVIKYEKKYLRGQTLKYSYAPVHWNKFVSEVKDLYAKIRDITKYPKIKIENGSTKCFDTSNTKPVKKEAKKSAEKTLDVKKETKKPSDDKNTLDVSSGAEHRRHKQNKIEKKSRDGGAKSKTDSAKIKHKSKCVEEKNEAPKAKKEHKRTVNKLVKQSSVKENESEAKMDDRDKKDIQSAGLGQVKPPNVLVYADSLITKDNVKRVLFSILNKERYTIYDLPTSSKHASWDKSTVLVVVCGGVPPDLTSSLIQYFLSGGHLLCICSDLMYSVLYTFTTAEVREHELVRFSYGSWERVKMMHHIFCYQASPAKKQFSKDSDQSNHSSNGSSPLAPRTPSNVELRHNDKDYNIQVQVLGTEETWQTPSLLLAKVKASQGRAIFSQVHLEIDPDEFDNDEDKYRSLLSSNEARLEILKDILSNHLNLVCDESFGKVQYSPGYFLGRYDAKMNMMSDCESVANNQLTCDKISVVFCGHNVDPGAATSIRLPVLIHSCPSNFSTLDYFETLDTEDIGRLVIYSDILTSSQHLLAKKLRHGLVVIPRQQTNGVGRSSNTWLSPMGSASFSLQMHIPLDTAVGKSLSLIQHMVMVAVVSAIKKMEGYEVLTLGIKWPNDLYADSSIKLGGTVVSSTIFSHLAIVNIGCGVNLSNQNPTVCINDLIERINKENNTSLRPIPYEKYFAIVFNEIERIYFDVQKKGIDGFTDLYYKHWLHSNAEVTIQDEKGDTKRAKVAGIDQYGFLTVRFEDGTVTSVQPDGNSFDMMSGLIAPKKF from the exons ATGAGGAATTTTTTGTTCAAGAATTTTGTTACCCGGTTGCCTCGAGTGTTTGCAA CTGTGGACGTGGAGGGAACCACGACGGTGATAAAATacgaaaagaaatatttaaggGGGCAAACGTTAAAATATTCATACGCCCCAGTCCACTGGAACAAATTTGTATCAGAGGTGAAAGACTTGTACGCCAAAATTCGTGATATTACCAAGTA tcctaaaattaaaatcgaaaatggtTCTACTAAATGTTTTGACACGTCAAACACGAAGCCGGTAAAGAAGGAAGCCAAGAAAAGCGCAGAAAAGACCTTGGACGTGAAGAAGGAGACGAAGAAGCCGTCGGATGACAAAAACACGCTGGACGTGTCATCCGGAGCGGAGCACAGGAGGCACAAACAGAACAAGATCGAGAAGAAAAGTCGAGATGGTGGGGCGAAGTCCAAGACGGACTCTGCCAAAATCAAACACAAATCGAAATGCGTGGAGGAGAAGAACGAAGcgcccaaagcgaagaaggaGCATAAGAGGACGGTGAACAAGTTGGTAAAGCAGAGTTCTGTCAAGGAGAACGAGAGCGAGGCTAAAATGGATGATAGGGATAAAAAGGACATTCAGTCCGCTGGTTTGGGTCAAGTGAAGCCTCCGAATGTCTTAGTTTACGCGGACAGCCTTATCACCAAGGATAACGTGAAGAGAGTCTTGTTTTCCATCTTAAATAAAGAAAG GTACACAATCTACGACTTGCCAACCTCCTCGAAGCACGCCAGTTGGGACAAATCCACCGTGTTGGTGGTAGTATGCGGGGGGGTGCCCCCCGACCTGACCTCCAGCCTCATCCAGTACTTCCTGAGCGGCGGCCACCTCCTCTGCATATGCAGCGACCTGATGTACAGCGTCCTGTACACTTTCACCACGGCCGAAGTGCGCGAACACGAGCTGGTCAGATTCTCGTACGGATCATGGGAACGCGTCAAAATGATGCACCACATATTCTGCTACCAAGCGTCCCCCGCCAAGAAACAATTCAGCAAAGACTCGGACCAATCGAACCACAGCAGCAACGGTTCAAGCCCTTTGGCGCCGCGAACGCCCTCCAACGTCGAACTGCGGCACAACGACAAAGACTACAACATCCAAGTGCAAGTCCTGGGGACGGAGGAGACCTGGCAGACCCCCAGTCTGTTGCTGGCCAAGGTGAAGGCGTCGCAGGGTCGCGCGATTTTCTCGCAGGTCCACCTGGAGATCGATCCCGACGAGTTCGACAACGACGAGGACAAGTATCGCTCGCTGCTGAGCAGCAACGAGGCGAGACTCGAGATCTTGAAGGATATCCTGTCGAATCATCTGAATCTGGTTTGTGACGAGAGCTTCGGGAAGGTGCAGTACAGTCCCGGGTATTTCTTGGGGCGGTACGAC GCGAAAATGAACATGATGTCGGACTGCGAAAGCGTTGCCAACAACCAACTGACCTGCGATAAAATCAGTGTTGTTTTTTGTGGTCACAACGTCGATCCAGGCGCAGCTACGAGCATTAGGCTGCCGGTGCTGATCCATTCGTGTCCTTCAAATTTTTCCACTCTCGACTATTTTGAG ACTCTAGATACTGAAGACATAGGTCGCTTAGTTATTTATTCAGATATTCTGACCAGCTCGCAACATCTGCTAGCCAAGAAGTTGAGGCACGGCTTGGTGGTGATACCAAGACAACAAACCAACGGTGTGGGTCGTTCCAGCAACACATGGTTGAGTCCCATGGGCAGTGCCTCTTTTTCCCTTCAAATGCACATTCCGTTAGACACAGCTGTGGGGAAGTCGCTTTCTCTTATTCAGCACATGGTGATGGTGGCGGTAGTGTccgccattaaaaaaatggaggGTTACGAAGTCCTCACCCTCGGAATCAAATGGCCTAATGATCTCTACGCGGACTCCTCGATCAAACTAGGAGGAACCGTAGTCAGTTCCACCATATTTTCGCATCTAGCTATTGTAAATATCG GATGCGGTGTGAATCTGTCCAACCAAAACCCCACCGTCTGCATAAACGATCTCATAGAACGAATCAACAAAGAGAACAACACTTCTTTGAGACCCATCCCTTACGAAAAGTATTTCGCTATAGTGTTCAATGAAATCGAAAGGATATACTTCGACGTACAAAAGAAAGGCATCGATGGATTTACCGATCTGTACTACAAACACTGGTTGCACAG CAACGCCGAGGTCACAATACAGGACGAAAAGGGTGACACTAAGAGGGCCAAGGTCGCAGGAATAGACCAGTACGGTTTTTTGACAGTTCGTTTCGAGGATGGTACCGTGACGTCAGTCCAGCCAGATGGTAATTCGTTCGACATGATGAGCGGATTGATCGCGCCAAAGAAATTCTAA
- the Hcs gene encoding biotin--protein ligase isoform X2 — protein MIFTLCYAYATIIQWWRLRTLRNKLNGTLNDHNALLVCSGCTVHDSRKHRSLENLLFKTENRIACTVVPKQKLNLNQWIAFPKNLRYFPINIKDNKLQIDNGCIFILLQAVLDNYTRHEGAIIQIENFGELIGWKATDSFEVVVKTDLNRLTKLINQYAQTEIDINHELKLLKIETVDVEGTTTVIKYEKKYLRGQTLKYSYAPVHWNKFVSEVKDLYAKIRDITNPKIKIENGSTKCFDTSNTKPVKKEAKKSAEKTLDVKKETKKPSDDKNTLDVSSGAEHRRHKQNKIEKKSRDGGAKSKTDSAKIKHKSKCVEEKNEAPKAKKEHKRTVNKLVKQSSVKENESEAKMDDRDKKDIQSAGLGQVKPPNVLVYADSLITKDNVKRVLFSILNKERYTIYDLPTSSKHASWDKSTVLVVVCGGVPPDLTSSLIQYFLSGGHLLCICSDLMYSVLYTFTTAEVREHELVRFSYGSWERVKMMHHIFCYQASPAKKQFSKDSDQSNHSSNGSSPLAPRTPSNVELRHNDKDYNIQVQVLGTEETWQTPSLLLAKVKASQGRAIFSQVHLEIDPDEFDNDEDKYRSLLSSNEARLEILKDILSNHLNLVCDESFGKVQYSPGYFLGRYDAKMNMMSDCESVANNQLTCDKISVVFCGHNVDPGAATSIRLPVLIHSCPSNFSTLDYFETLDTEDIGRLVIYSDILTSSQHLLAKKLRHGLVVIPRQQTNGVGRSSNTWLSPMGSASFSLQMHIPLDTAVGKSLSLIQHMVMVAVVSAIKKMEGYEVLTLGIKWPNDLYADSSIKLGGTVVSSTIFSHLAIVNIGCGVNLSNQNPTVCINDLIERINKENNTSLRPIPYEKYFAIVFNEIERIYFDVQKKGIDGFTDLYYKHWLHSNAEVTIQDEKGDTKRAKVAGIDQYGFLTVRFEDGTVTSVQPDGNSFDMMSGLIAPKKF, from the exons ATGATATTCACCCTGTGTTACGCCTACGCCACCATAATCCAGTGGTGGCGTTTACGCACCCTGAGGAATAAACTGAACGGAACGTTGAACGACCACAACGCCCTCCTGGTCTGTTCAGGATGCACCGTCCACGACAGCCGAAAGCACAGGAGCTTGGAAAATCTCCTCTTCAAGACTGAGAACCGGATCGCGTGCACGGTGGTGCCTAAA CAAAAGCTGAATCTGAACCAGTGGATCGCGTTCCCGAAGAATCTACGCTACTTTCCCATCAACATCAAAGACAATAAGCTGCAGATTGACAACGGATGCATATTTATACTGTTGCAGGCGGTTTTAGATAATTACACCAGGCATGAAGGCGCGATTATTCAG ATCGAAAACTTTGGGGAGCTGATCGGATGGAAAGCCACAGATTCGTTCGAAGTCGTTGTGAAAACTGATTTGAACCGGTTGACTAAGTTGATCAATCAATATGCACAAACAGAGATCGATATCAATCATGAATTAAAGCTTCTCAAAATCGAAA CTGTGGACGTGGAGGGAACCACGACGGTGATAAAATacgaaaagaaatatttaaggGGGCAAACGTTAAAATATTCATACGCCCCAGTCCACTGGAACAAATTTGTATCAGAGGTGAAAGACTTGTACGCCAAAATTCGTGATATTACCAA tcctaaaattaaaatcgaaaatggtTCTACTAAATGTTTTGACACGTCAAACACGAAGCCGGTAAAGAAGGAAGCCAAGAAAAGCGCAGAAAAGACCTTGGACGTGAAGAAGGAGACGAAGAAGCCGTCGGATGACAAAAACACGCTGGACGTGTCATCCGGAGCGGAGCACAGGAGGCACAAACAGAACAAGATCGAGAAGAAAAGTCGAGATGGTGGGGCGAAGTCCAAGACGGACTCTGCCAAAATCAAACACAAATCGAAATGCGTGGAGGAGAAGAACGAAGcgcccaaagcgaagaaggaGCATAAGAGGACGGTGAACAAGTTGGTAAAGCAGAGTTCTGTCAAGGAGAACGAGAGCGAGGCTAAAATGGATGATAGGGATAAAAAGGACATTCAGTCCGCTGGTTTGGGTCAAGTGAAGCCTCCGAATGTCTTAGTTTACGCGGACAGCCTTATCACCAAGGATAACGTGAAGAGAGTCTTGTTTTCCATCTTAAATAAAGAAAG GTACACAATCTACGACTTGCCAACCTCCTCGAAGCACGCCAGTTGGGACAAATCCACCGTGTTGGTGGTAGTATGCGGGGGGGTGCCCCCCGACCTGACCTCCAGCCTCATCCAGTACTTCCTGAGCGGCGGCCACCTCCTCTGCATATGCAGCGACCTGATGTACAGCGTCCTGTACACTTTCACCACGGCCGAAGTGCGCGAACACGAGCTGGTCAGATTCTCGTACGGATCATGGGAACGCGTCAAAATGATGCACCACATATTCTGCTACCAAGCGTCCCCCGCCAAGAAACAATTCAGCAAAGACTCGGACCAATCGAACCACAGCAGCAACGGTTCAAGCCCTTTGGCGCCGCGAACGCCCTCCAACGTCGAACTGCGGCACAACGACAAAGACTACAACATCCAAGTGCAAGTCCTGGGGACGGAGGAGACCTGGCAGACCCCCAGTCTGTTGCTGGCCAAGGTGAAGGCGTCGCAGGGTCGCGCGATTTTCTCGCAGGTCCACCTGGAGATCGATCCCGACGAGTTCGACAACGACGAGGACAAGTATCGCTCGCTGCTGAGCAGCAACGAGGCGAGACTCGAGATCTTGAAGGATATCCTGTCGAATCATCTGAATCTGGTTTGTGACGAGAGCTTCGGGAAGGTGCAGTACAGTCCCGGGTATTTCTTGGGGCGGTACGAC GCGAAAATGAACATGATGTCGGACTGCGAAAGCGTTGCCAACAACCAACTGACCTGCGATAAAATCAGTGTTGTTTTTTGTGGTCACAACGTCGATCCAGGCGCAGCTACGAGCATTAGGCTGCCGGTGCTGATCCATTCGTGTCCTTCAAATTTTTCCACTCTCGACTATTTTGAG ACTCTAGATACTGAAGACATAGGTCGCTTAGTTATTTATTCAGATATTCTGACCAGCTCGCAACATCTGCTAGCCAAGAAGTTGAGGCACGGCTTGGTGGTGATACCAAGACAACAAACCAACGGTGTGGGTCGTTCCAGCAACACATGGTTGAGTCCCATGGGCAGTGCCTCTTTTTCCCTTCAAATGCACATTCCGTTAGACACAGCTGTGGGGAAGTCGCTTTCTCTTATTCAGCACATGGTGATGGTGGCGGTAGTGTccgccattaaaaaaatggaggGTTACGAAGTCCTCACCCTCGGAATCAAATGGCCTAATGATCTCTACGCGGACTCCTCGATCAAACTAGGAGGAACCGTAGTCAGTTCCACCATATTTTCGCATCTAGCTATTGTAAATATCG GATGCGGTGTGAATCTGTCCAACCAAAACCCCACCGTCTGCATAAACGATCTCATAGAACGAATCAACAAAGAGAACAACACTTCTTTGAGACCCATCCCTTACGAAAAGTATTTCGCTATAGTGTTCAATGAAATCGAAAGGATATACTTCGACGTACAAAAGAAAGGCATCGATGGATTTACCGATCTGTACTACAAACACTGGTTGCACAG CAACGCCGAGGTCACAATACAGGACGAAAAGGGTGACACTAAGAGGGCCAAGGTCGCAGGAATAGACCAGTACGGTTTTTTGACAGTTCGTTTCGAGGATGGTACCGTGACGTCAGTCCAGCCAGATGGTAATTCGTTCGACATGATGAGCGGATTGATCGCGCCAAAGAAATTCTAA